In one uncultured Methanoregula sp. genomic region, the following are encoded:
- a CDS encoding ABC transporter ATP-binding protein: MTFILEVKDLSKLYGEVTAVNHVSLAVKEGALFGLLGPNGSGKTTMIKMLTGQARPTSGSATVLGRDVEKDPVGVRAKVGIIPEQETPPSFLTAREYLDFVGAVRKIPDISERAEWWFDFLEFRDKKNVLCKDLSRGTRQKLMFAQAFVHEPALALIDEPLINFDPIMQDLVKDYLAGYAKKGKTIFISTHILEVAEEICSEFAILHKGNLLHSGPVADLTARNEHLSSFFLSLVRKDRHA; encoded by the coding sequence ATGACATTCATTCTGGAAGTAAAAGACCTTTCAAAGCTGTACGGTGAAGTAACCGCTGTAAACCATGTCTCTCTTGCCGTGAAGGAGGGAGCGCTCTTCGGCCTCTTAGGCCCGAACGGCTCCGGCAAGACCACGATGATCAAGATGCTGACCGGCCAGGCAAGGCCCACCTCTGGTTCGGCAACGGTGCTCGGGCGGGATGTTGAAAAAGACCCGGTCGGGGTCCGGGCGAAGGTGGGAATTATTCCGGAACAGGAGACCCCGCCCAGTTTCCTCACGGCCAGGGAATACCTTGATTTTGTCGGGGCAGTCCGGAAGATCCCCGATATCAGCGAACGTGCTGAATGGTGGTTTGATTTTCTCGAATTCCGGGACAAGAAGAACGTGCTCTGCAAGGATCTCTCCCGGGGCACACGGCAGAAACTGATGTTTGCCCAGGCATTCGTGCACGAGCCGGCGCTCGCCCTTATCGATGAACCCCTGATAAACTTCGACCCCATCATGCAGGATCTTGTCAAGGACTACCTTGCCGGGTACGCAAAGAAAGGAAAGACGATCTTCATCTCGACCCATATCCTCGAAGTTGCCGAGGAAATCTGCTCGGAATTTGCGATCCTGCACAAGGGAAACCTGCTCCATTCTGGCCCGGTAGCCGATCTCACCGCAAGAAACGAACACCTGTCCTCGTTCTTCCTCTCGCTTGTCCGGAAGGATCGCCATGCTTGA
- a CDS encoding TetR/AcrR family transcriptional regulator translates to MPEPGSDKQEAILDAALRLFTKRGFFGTPTSLISKEAGVATGTLFFYFKTKEELIDTLYLRVKAEAAQAMCRDLEEEPDAKAKLNRLGRNAIAWGMEHPEKMKFMEYFAHSPFVSSTAQEEGMSRFLFLMDLIDQGIREGSIRDCDKKLLIFMMASSFSGLIARIAAAESDAERERIIDQGMEFIWSGFAADTVKEQKNNRKKPIKNVIS, encoded by the coding sequence ATGCCTGAACCGGGCAGCGACAAACAGGAGGCGATCCTGGACGCGGCCCTCCGGCTTTTTACAAAACGCGGTTTCTTCGGGACACCTACCTCGCTCATATCGAAAGAAGCCGGTGTTGCAACCGGCACGCTCTTCTTTTATTTCAAAACAAAAGAGGAGCTCATCGACACCCTCTATCTCCGGGTCAAGGCCGAAGCCGCACAGGCAATGTGCCGGGACCTGGAAGAAGAACCCGATGCAAAAGCAAAGCTGAACCGCCTTGGCCGTAACGCGATCGCGTGGGGAATGGAGCATCCTGAGAAGATGAAATTCATGGAATATTTTGCCCATTCGCCGTTCGTGTCCTCCACGGCACAGGAAGAAGGTATGTCTAGGTTCCTCTTCCTGATGGACCTGATCGATCAGGGCATCAGGGAGGGGTCGATCCGGGACTGTGACAAAAAGCTCCTCATCTTCATGATGGCTTCCTCGTTCTCCGGCCTTATTGCCCGGATTGCAGCGGCAGAATCCGATGCGGAACGGGAGCGGATCATCGACCAGGGCATGGAATTTATCTGGAGCGGTTTTGCGGCCGACACGGTGAAGGAACAGAAGAACAACAGGAAAAAACCCATAAAAAACGTGATATCATGA
- a CDS encoding aldo/keto reductase, with product MLYRTVPKTGDNLSILGFGCMRYPSKGRGIDEERTIRQIRQAIDGGVNYFDTAPVYHMGKSELILGRALAGGYRGKVRIATKLPHWFVSEPADLDRILHDQLDTLLTDHIDYYLLHNLSKGGLDRLRPLGVFGFLDAAKKDGRITNAGFSFHSNVQDFKEIVDAYPWDFCQIQYNYLDETSQAGTEGLKYAASKGLAVIIMEPLRGGNLTGRIPESVQKIWDGAPVKRSPAEWALRWIWNHPEVTVVLSGMNEEAHIDENIRVAGTAAPGSLSAEELATVNAARDEYKRLMKVGCTGCGYCMPCPAGVDIPGCFAKYNTYNLFPHDKAIKFHYIMRHGGLEEAKSNAGLCRSCGKCQKACPQALPIPVHLKEVSKEMDGMIPIAIPIFKGALWCMKKFGRVRRFVTGDRSHA from the coding sequence ATGTTATACCGAACCGTCCCAAAAACCGGGGATAACCTCTCGATCCTCGGTTTCGGCTGCATGCGGTACCCGTCAAAGGGCCGGGGTATCGATGAGGAGCGCACGATCCGGCAGATCCGGCAGGCCATTGATGGTGGGGTCAATTATTTTGACACGGCACCGGTCTATCACATGGGAAAGAGCGAACTGATTCTCGGGCGGGCGCTTGCCGGGGGCTATCGCGGGAAAGTCCGGATAGCAACCAAGCTCCCGCACTGGTTTGTTTCAGAACCGGCAGACCTGGACCGGATCCTTCACGATCAGCTCGACACCCTTCTGACCGACCATATCGATTACTACCTCCTTCACAACCTCAGTAAAGGGGGGCTGGACCGGCTCCGCCCGCTCGGTGTATTCGGATTTCTCGATGCTGCCAAGAAGGACGGCCGCATCACCAATGCCGGGTTCTCGTTCCATTCCAATGTGCAGGATTTTAAGGAGATTGTCGATGCCTATCCCTGGGACTTCTGCCAGATCCAGTACAATTACCTGGACGAGACGAGCCAGGCCGGTACCGAAGGCCTGAAGTATGCCGCCTCGAAAGGGCTTGCAGTCATCATCATGGAACCCCTGCGGGGCGGGAACCTTACCGGACGGATCCCCGAATCCGTGCAGAAGATCTGGGACGGGGCACCGGTAAAACGATCACCCGCGGAATGGGCGCTCCGCTGGATATGGAACCATCCGGAAGTGACCGTTGTTCTTTCGGGCATGAACGAAGAGGCCCATATCGATGAGAATATCCGGGTTGCCGGAACAGCGGCACCCGGCTCGCTCTCTGCAGAAGAACTTGCCACCGTCAACGCCGCAAGGGATGAGTACAAGCGCCTGATGAAAGTCGGCTGTACGGGGTGCGGGTACTGCATGCCCTGCCCGGCCGGGGTTGATATTCCGGGATGTTTTGCAAAATACAATACCTACAATCTCTTCCCTCATGACAAGGCCATAAAGTTCCATTACATTATGCGGCATGGCGGTCTTGAAGAAGCAAAATCGAATGCCGGGCTCTGCCGCAGCTGCGGGAAGTGCCAGAAAGCCTGTCCTCAGGCTCTCCCGATCCCGGTCCACCTCAAAGAGGTTTCAAAGGAGATGGACGGGATGATCCCCATCGCAATCCCGATCTTCAAAGGCGCTCTCTGGTGCATGAAAAAATTCGGCCGGGTGCGCCGGTTCGTTACAGGTGACCGGTCCCATGCCTGA
- a CDS encoding VOC family protein, with amino-acid sequence MKILKTLIRVYTGNLDETLRFYEDLTGTTVERRLPMPAIGLELAQVQDILILAGPDDALRPFRQTRATFLVDSLDEYHRFLTAHGATLLSPPQQVPTGMNMIVRHPDGAIIEYVEHRKP; translated from the coding sequence ATGAAGATCCTGAAGACCCTTATACGGGTATATACCGGTAACCTTGACGAAACACTCCGCTTTTACGAGGACCTGACCGGAACAACGGTCGAGCGAAGACTCCCGATGCCGGCGATCGGTCTCGAACTTGCACAGGTACAGGATATCCTCATCCTTGCCGGCCCGGACGATGCACTCCGGCCGTTTCGGCAGACCCGGGCCACATTCCTTGTCGACTCTCTCGATGAGTATCACCGGTTCCTGACGGCCCACGGCGCCACCCTCCTCAGTCCGCCGCAGCAGGTGCCAACCGGGATGAACATGATCGTGCGCCACCCGGATGGCGCCATTATCGAATATGTCGAACACCGTAAACCGTGA
- the sucD gene encoding succinate--CoA ligase subunit alpha, producing MIYGDRNTGILVQGATGKQGEFHIGLMNAYAKQVGGKGVVAGVTPGKAGQQVHGVPVYNTVKDAMNGHDIGAAVIFVPAGAAADAIMEEAHAGIDTIVCITEHIPVQDTMKALAYAKMEGARVIGPNCPGLLSPGEVKMGIMPSGLFCRGNVGVISRSGTLTYEVVDELTRAGIGQSSVIGIGGDPVIGQTFVDVLELFENDPQTKAVVLIGEVGGNLEEEGARSTDLPIVSYIAGVSAPPDKRMGHAGAIVEGGEGDARSKIARLKKHGVPVASRVSEIPDMVRELFKCHC from the coding sequence ATGATTTACGGCGACAGGAATACCGGGATCCTCGTGCAGGGCGCGACCGGGAAACAGGGGGAGTTCCACATCGGCCTCATGAATGCCTATGCAAAGCAGGTCGGTGGCAAAGGTGTTGTTGCCGGTGTGACGCCGGGCAAGGCCGGGCAGCAGGTTCACGGCGTGCCGGTGTACAATACCGTGAAAGATGCGATGAACGGGCACGATATCGGGGCCGCGGTCATCTTTGTTCCCGCCGGTGCGGCTGCCGACGCCATCATGGAAGAGGCCCATGCCGGTATCGACACTATTGTCTGCATCACCGAGCACATCCCCGTGCAGGACACCATGAAAGCGCTTGCGTACGCAAAGATGGAAGGTGCCCGCGTGATTGGCCCGAACTGCCCCGGCCTCCTCTCCCCCGGTGAAGTGAAGATGGGGATCATGCCCTCGGGGCTTTTCTGCCGCGGGAACGTTGGCGTCATCTCCCGCTCGGGCACGCTCACCTACGAAGTGGTGGACGAGCTGACCCGGGCCGGTATCGGCCAGAGCAGCGTTATTGGTATCGGGGGCGACCCGGTGATCGGCCAGACATTCGTTGATGTGCTCGAACTCTTCGAGAACGATCCCCAGACAAAAGCGGTCGTTCTTATCGGAGAAGTCGGGGGCAATCTCGAAGAGGAAGGGGCCAGATCAACGGATCTCCCGATCGTCTCCTATATTGCCGGTGTATCAGCCCCGCCGGATAAGAGGATGGGTCATGCCGGCGCGATCGTTGAAGGCGGCGAAGGCGATGCCCGCTCGAAGATTGCCCGGCTCAAAAAACATGGTGTGCCCGTTGCATCGCGGGTCTCCGAGATCCCGGATATGGTCCGGGAACTCTTCAAGTGCCATTGTTAA
- a CDS encoding ATP-grasp domain-containing protein — protein MKLREYEAKNVIQAAGIPVPAGFLIRSADELTPHLAELGSAFVLKAQVDVGGRGKAGGILMADKATGTTVAKELFGKQIKGLPVKEVLAEQKLDIRHEYYLSITVDRSSKQPLILFTEAGGVEIEITAKEHPELIRKVVANPLMRDIPPFMVRELIGTAPKEIGPIINKLYQVFIAKDALLAEINPLVTTPAGVFAADAKIIVDDNALGRQGISVNRDLSEREREAEKNGFSYVELGGAIGVIGNGAGLTMATLDLIEYYGGKAANFLDVGGGAESERVMNAVRLVASVPSVKVIVVNLLGGITKCDEVAKGIIAAGISQKVIVRLAGTNEAEGRRLLSEKGYEMLDTMDLVVKKAVQVTA, from the coding sequence ATGAAACTACGCGAATACGAGGCAAAGAATGTGATACAAGCGGCCGGGATTCCCGTCCCGGCAGGATTCCTGATACGGTCTGCAGACGAACTCACCCCCCATCTCGCCGAACTGGGTTCGGCGTTTGTCTTAAAGGCACAGGTCGATGTCGGTGGCAGGGGGAAGGCAGGCGGCATCCTCATGGCGGACAAGGCAACCGGCACAACGGTGGCAAAGGAGCTCTTTGGAAAGCAGATCAAGGGCCTGCCCGTGAAGGAAGTCCTTGCCGAGCAGAAACTCGATATCCGGCATGAATATTACCTTTCGATCACGGTCGACCGGTCGAGCAAGCAGCCGCTCATCCTCTTCACTGAGGCTGGCGGGGTCGAGATCGAGATCACGGCGAAAGAGCACCCGGAACTGATCCGGAAAGTCGTGGCAAATCCCCTCATGCGGGATATCCCCCCGTTTATGGTCCGGGAACTCATTGGCACGGCCCCAAAAGAGATTGGCCCGATCATCAACAAACTCTACCAGGTCTTCATCGCGAAAGACGCACTCCTTGCCGAGATCAACCCGCTCGTGACCACGCCCGCGGGCGTGTTTGCGGCTGATGCCAAGATCATTGTCGATGACAATGCCCTTGGCCGCCAGGGTATCAGCGTAAACCGCGACCTTTCGGAACGCGAGCGCGAAGCGGAAAAGAACGGGTTCTCGTATGTCGAGCTGGGTGGTGCAATCGGCGTTATCGGGAATGGTGCCGGACTCACGATGGCAACCCTTGATCTCATCGAATACTATGGCGGGAAAGCGGCGAATTTCCTCGATGTCGGCGGCGGTGCCGAGAGTGAGCGTGTGATGAACGCAGTCCGCCTTGTTGCAAGTGTGCCATCCGTCAAAGTCATCGTCGTGAACCTCCTTGGCGGGATCACGAAATGCGACGAGGTGGCAAAGGGGATCATCGCTGCCGGTATCTCCCAGAAAGTGATAGTCCGGCTTGCCGGGACAAACGAAGCGGAGGGCCGCAGGCTCCTCTCCGAGAAAGGTTATGAGATGCTCGATACGATGGATCTGGTTGTGAAAAAGGCTGTGCAGGTGACCGCATGA
- a CDS encoding 2-oxoacid:acceptor oxidoreductase family protein: MRHEVRFSGFGGQGIILSAVIIGRAAVMYDNKFAVQTQVYGPEARGGASMSQVIIDDDPILYPKVANPNIYIIMSQEGFEKYGTKAQDPAVMLVDSTLVHSRPECRCIEIPATREAKQTLKKDIVANIVMLGALVAATHVVSEEALKKAILDSVPKGTEDLNLKAMQLGLQLGKQP; this comes from the coding sequence ATGAGACACGAGGTCAGGTTCTCGGGATTCGGCGGCCAGGGGATCATCCTCTCTGCGGTCATCATCGGGCGGGCAGCGGTTATGTATGACAACAAGTTCGCGGTCCAGACCCAGGTCTATGGCCCGGAGGCCCGGGGCGGGGCATCGATGAGCCAGGTCATCATCGATGACGACCCGATCCTGTACCCCAAGGTAGCCAACCCCAACATCTACATCATCATGTCGCAGGAGGGCTTCGAGAAGTACGGCACTAAAGCACAGGACCCGGCCGTAATGCTCGTCGACTCGACCCTCGTCCATTCCCGCCCGGAGTGCCGGTGTATCGAGATTCCCGCAACCCGGGAAGCAAAACAGACGCTTAAGAAAGATATCGTTGCAAACATCGTGATGCTTGGTGCGCTCGTTGCTGCAACGCATGTCGTGAGCGAGGAAGCCCTGAAAAAAGCCATTCTCGATTCCGTGCCCAAGGGGACCGAGGATCTCAACCTAAAAGCTATGCAGCTCGGCCTGCAGCTGGGAAAGCAACCATGA
- a CDS encoding thiamine pyrophosphate-dependent enzyme, giving the protein MSYDEWFRQDRLPHIFCAGCGNGTIINCTLSAVDQMNWKKEETVFVSGIGCSSRAPGYILTDSLHTTHGRALAFATGVKMAKPDFNVVVFTGDGDMAAIGGNHFIHACRRNIDLTVVCMNNQIYGMTGGQGSPTTPKGCLSSTTPFGCNETPFDLCELAIAAGANYVSRWTSYHVKELEKAVKAGLETPGFSFIEVLVQCPTAFGRRNKFRQVMDHVEYLRSHSLLKAKRDRLIDNGEHVPEDMFVVGELMRRNRPALGVKR; this is encoded by the coding sequence ATGAGCTACGACGAGTGGTTCCGGCAGGACCGGCTCCCCCACATCTTCTGCGCCGGCTGCGGGAACGGGACGATCATCAACTGCACCCTTTCCGCGGTTGACCAGATGAACTGGAAGAAGGAGGAGACGGTCTTTGTCTCCGGTATCGGCTGCTCATCGCGTGCTCCCGGCTACATCCTCACTGACTCGCTCCACACCACCCACGGGCGGGCACTCGCGTTTGCTACCGGGGTCAAGATGGCAAAGCCGGATTTCAACGTGGTCGTCTTCACCGGCGACGGAGACATGGCAGCGATCGGGGGCAACCACTTCATCCATGCCTGCCGGCGCAACATCGACCTCACGGTTGTCTGCATGAACAACCAGATCTACGGGATGACCGGCGGTCAGGGAAGCCCGACAACACCCAAGGGCTGCCTCTCATCAACTACCCCGTTCGGGTGCAATGAGACGCCGTTCGATCTCTGCGAACTTGCCATTGCGGCCGGAGCCAACTATGTCTCGCGCTGGACATCGTATCACGTCAAGGAACTGGAGAAGGCGGTCAAAGCCGGCCTCGAGACCCCCGGGTTCTCGTTCATCGAGGTGCTCGTCCAGTGTCCCACGGCATTCGGGCGGAGGAACAAGTTCCGGCAGGTTATGGACCATGTCGAGTACCTCCGTTCGCACTCGCTCTTAAAAGCCAAGCGCGACCGGCTGATCGACAATGGCGAGCATGTGCCTGAGGACATGTTCGTTGTCGGGGAACTCATGCGCCGCAACCGGCCGGCTCTCGGGGTGAAACGATGA
- a CDS encoding 2-oxoacid:acceptor oxidoreductase subunit alpha, whose product MTSRLEFWQGNTACAEGALAAGCNFFGGYPITPSTEIAEHMAAKLPKKGGVFIQMEDEIASMASIIGAAWTGARAMTATSGPGFSLMMENIGFAAMTETPCVVVNVQRGGPSTGQPTMSAQGDMMQVRFGSHGDYAIIALCPATVQEMYELTVKAFNLADKYRVPVFLMADETIGHMREKILVPDKVDRVGRKPFVPGTPPFRATDPDLIPGFPQFGTGEHVHVTGLTHDERGYPCATNPNLHGALVKRLVDKIENARFEMADYDIINPDAEQVFIAYGAPVRTVMQVMHDRKDSNVGFLRIRTVWPFPEKALAEFKNAKRFLIPEMNLGQIAREIERHVCVPVRSIPKLGGELHTPAELVAALEEKP is encoded by the coding sequence TTGACGTCGAGACTTGAGTTCTGGCAGGGAAACACTGCCTGTGCGGAGGGGGCGCTTGCTGCAGGCTGCAATTTCTTTGGAGGATACCCGATCACCCCCTCGACAGAAATCGCCGAGCACATGGCGGCAAAGCTGCCAAAAAAGGGTGGCGTCTTCATCCAGATGGAAGACGAGATTGCCTCGATGGCTTCCATCATCGGTGCAGCATGGACCGGCGCCCGTGCCATGACCGCAACGAGCGGCCCCGGGTTCTCCCTGATGATGGAGAATATCGGGTTTGCCGCCATGACCGAGACCCCCTGCGTTGTCGTGAATGTCCAGCGTGGCGGTCCCTCCACCGGCCAGCCCACGATGTCGGCACAGGGAGACATGATGCAGGTGCGGTTCGGCTCGCATGGCGATTATGCTATCATTGCCCTCTGCCCGGCAACCGTGCAGGAAATGTACGAGCTGACGGTGAAGGCATTCAATCTCGCGGACAAGTACCGTGTCCCGGTATTCCTGATGGCCGACGAGACTATCGGGCACATGCGGGAGAAGATTCTCGTCCCCGATAAGGTCGATCGGGTGGGCAGGAAGCCGTTCGTTCCCGGGACCCCCCCGTTCAGGGCAACAGATCCCGACCTGATCCCCGGCTTCCCGCAGTTTGGTACCGGCGAGCACGTCCACGTGACCGGCCTCACCCACGACGAGCGGGGCTACCCGTGCGCAACGAACCCGAACCTGCACGGGGCCCTTGTCAAACGCCTCGTGGATAAGATCGAGAACGCCCGGTTCGAGATGGCAGACTATGATATCATCAATCCCGATGCAGAGCAGGTCTTTATCGCCTACGGCGCACCGGTCCGCACCGTCATGCAGGTGATGCATGACCGGAAGGACAGCAATGTCGGGTTCCTCCGGATCCGCACGGTCTGGCCCTTTCCTGAAAAGGCCCTCGCGGAGTTCAAAAATGCGAAGCGTTTCCTCATCCCCGAGATGAACCTCGGCCAGATCGCCCGCGAGATCGAGCGGCATGTCTGCGTCCCGGTCCGGAGCATCCCCAAGCTGGGCGGGGAACTCCACACCCCTGCGGAACTGGTTGCCGCACTGGAGGAGAAGCCATGA
- a CDS encoding 4Fe-4S dicluster domain-containing protein, which translates to MKLAIDETRCKGCNLCTKVCPYKIFREGKRLNRKGIAVPELDRPERCTNCRLRNLYGRQLCGVCQLTCPDQAIHWTPEEPYELHKVAIEY; encoded by the coding sequence ATGAAACTCGCCATCGACGAGACCCGGTGCAAGGGCTGCAATCTCTGTACTAAAGTGTGCCCGTATAAGATATTCCGTGAAGGGAAGCGGCTTAACCGCAAGGGAATTGCGGTCCCGGAACTGGACCGGCCCGAGCGCTGCACCAACTGCCGGCTCCGGAACCTCTATGGCCGGCAGCTTTGCGGTGTCTGCCAGCTCACCTGCCCGGACCAGGCAATCCACTGGACCCCGGAAGAACCCTATGAACTCCACAAGGTGGCGATTGAATATTGA
- a CDS encoding FumA C-terminus/TtdB family hydratase beta subunit — MVKKPVPLTTPLGDEVLQLKAGDQVELSGIVYTARDEAHLRMQDAGIPFDPKGAVIYHCGPVIQDGNVIAAGPTTSARMNGMEGFFIDKGVRAFIGKGGMGAMVRNQLAGKGVYLAFTGGCAALASSHMTLKGVFYEDLGMAEAVWAIALDRLPLVVGIDSHGNDIFDAARKHSEEIFRKYTSGS; from the coding sequence ATGGTGAAAAAACCTGTCCCGCTCACCACGCCCCTGGGGGACGAGGTACTGCAGCTGAAAGCCGGCGATCAGGTCGAACTCTCGGGTATCGTGTACACTGCCCGGGACGAGGCCCACCTGCGGATGCAGGATGCGGGAATCCCGTTCGACCCGAAGGGTGCCGTTATCTACCACTGCGGGCCGGTTATCCAGGATGGCAACGTCATCGCGGCCGGCCCCACGACATCGGCACGGATGAACGGGATGGAGGGTTTTTTTATCGACAAGGGAGTACGGGCGTTCATCGGCAAAGGGGGTATGGGAGCAATGGTCAGGAACCAGCTTGCGGGAAAGGGTGTTTACCTGGCCTTCACCGGAGGATGTGCAGCCCTCGCATCATCGCACATGACCCTGAAGGGAGTCTTTTACGAAGATCTCGGGATGGCCGAAGCTGTCTGGGCTATTGCGCTCGACCGGCTTCCGCTCGTTGTCGGGATCGATTCACACGGGAATGATATCTTTGATGCAGCCCGGAAGCATTCTGAAGAGATATTCCGGAAATATACCTCCGGATCCTGA
- a CDS encoding fumarate hydratase, translated as MQTPDPARIHAALADATFRAYREAVIRLPLDVLNVIGDAARAETNPVARGEFANILKNIRTAGELGVPMCQDTGVPVIYLTLTTDVPLTQDLYDAVAEGVRRATREVPLRPNVVDPLTRHNTNDNTGAGMPAIHVKPGPKFTVTVLPKGAGAENMSRIAMLLPSQKDQIEKFVVETVYLAGSKPCPPIIIGVGIGSTFDGAAALAKEALLEPVDTMTDQEQHLLEAVNQLGIGPMGLGGDFTALAVRVKTAGCHTASLPVAVNIQCWANRHATMEVRW; from the coding sequence ATGCAGACACCGGATCCCGCCCGTATCCATGCGGCCCTTGCTGACGCCACATTCCGGGCCTACCGCGAAGCAGTCATCCGCCTCCCACTGGATGTGCTGAACGTGATCGGGGATGCCGCCCGTGCCGAGACGAACCCGGTCGCCCGCGGCGAGTTTGCCAACATCCTTAAAAATATCAGGACCGCCGGGGAACTTGGCGTACCGATGTGCCAGGACACCGGAGTCCCGGTGATTTACCTGACCCTGACGACGGACGTCCCGCTTACGCAGGATCTGTACGATGCGGTCGCCGAAGGCGTCCGCAGGGCAACCAGAGAAGTACCGCTCCGTCCCAATGTTGTCGATCCCCTCACCCGGCATAATACGAATGACAATACCGGCGCAGGAATGCCGGCAATCCACGTGAAGCCCGGCCCAAAATTCACGGTCACCGTTCTGCCCAAGGGGGCCGGGGCCGAGAACATGTCCCGGATCGCCATGCTCCTTCCGTCCCAGAAAGACCAGATCGAGAAATTCGTTGTCGAGACCGTGTACCTTGCAGGGTCAAAGCCGTGCCCGCCGATCATCATCGGCGTCGGGATCGGCAGCACGTTTGACGGGGCTGCTGCGCTCGCCAAGGAAGCCCTCCTTGAGCCGGTCGACACCATGACCGATCAGGAGCAGCATCTCCTGGAAGCGGTGAACCAGCTCGGGATCGGGCCCATGGGTCTTGGCGGGGATTTCACGGCTCTTGCCGTCAGGGTGAAGACTGCCGGTTGCCATACCGCATCGCTGCCGGTGGCAGTCAATATCCAGTGCTGGGCGAACCGGCACGCGACCATGGAGGTGAGATGGTGA
- a CDS encoding type II toxin-antitoxin system RelE/ParE family toxin, with the protein MYSVHLSRRAQKDLLDLQKKDARRIREALNDLAAEENPQACVKKLKGHENVPLYSCRIGPYRAILTIDNGILVIFVITIDNRSSVYRNI; encoded by the coding sequence GTGTACTCCGTCCACCTCTCCCGCAGGGCGCAGAAAGACCTGCTGGATCTCCAAAAAAAAGATGCCCGGCGCATCCGTGAAGCATTAAATGATCTTGCTGCTGAAGAGAACCCGCAGGCATGCGTCAAGAAACTCAAAGGCCACGAGAACGTGCCGCTTTACTCCTGTCGCATCGGTCCATACCGTGCAATCCTCACCATCGACAACGGCATTCTCGTGATCTTTGTCATCACCATTGATAACCGCAGTTCGGTGTACCGGAACATATAA
- a CDS encoding type II toxin-antitoxin system RelE/ParE family toxin, whose amino-acid sequence MTYAIVANPEVEEIFRKLGKKDAARFEQMIKKLQELGENPEIGKPLHRPMQGLRRVHIGHYILTYKFEKKKGLITLMDYAHHDDVY is encoded by the coding sequence ATGACGTACGCTATTGTCGCGAATCCTGAGGTTGAGGAGATTTTCAGGAAGCTGGGGAAGAAGGACGCAGCCCGGTTTGAGCAGATGATCAAAAAACTCCAGGAACTTGGCGAGAACCCGGAGATCGGAAAGCCACTTCACCGGCCAATGCAGGGACTGCGGCGTGTGCATATCGGGCACTATATTCTGACGTATAAATTTGAAAAGAAAAAAGGGCTGATCACTCTTATGGATTATGCACATCACGATGATGTGTATTAG
- a CDS encoding DUF2683 family protein yields the protein MTYIVATPSGRGRKTDARRIVRAAAISPCSEVHESSHVPPSTRKIEAMLANIITRLERIEEKIDENVYPPESAIKPEFVKRIKKAQTDIAKGNGKTYDSMDAFIRAISE from the coding sequence ATGACCTATATCGTCGCAACTCCATCCGGGCGGGGAAGAAAAACCGATGCCAGGCGGATCGTCAGAGCCGCAGCAATATCACCATGCAGTGAGGTGCACGAGTCTTCGCATGTTCCCCCGAGCACCCGAAAAATTGAGGCAATGCTCGCAAATATCATCACCCGCCTTGAACGCATCGAGGAAAAAATTGATGAGAATGTCTATCCTCCCGAATCAGCGATCAAACCGGAATTTGTCAAGCGGATAAAAAAAGCCCAGACCGATATCGCGAAAGGAAATGGTAAGACATACGATTCGATGGACGCTTTTATCCGGGCCATCTCTGAATGA
- a CDS encoding nucleotidyltransferase family protein, with protein MDALALLRENEPEIKKRFGVSKIGIFGSFARGEERPESDVDVLVMFRKGGETFNNYMGCKFYLEDLFGRKVDLVMNGAIKKRLRPYILGEVVYA; from the coding sequence ATGGACGCGCTCGCCCTGCTCCGTGAAAACGAACCGGAAATAAAAAAGCGGTTCGGTGTTTCAAAGATCGGCATCTTCGGTTCATTCGCACGCGGAGAGGAGCGGCCGGAGAGTGACGTTGATGTGCTCGTCATGTTCCGGAAAGGTGGGGAGACCTTCAACAATTACATGGGATGCAAGTTCTATCTCGAAGACCTCTTCGGGCGCAAGGTCGACCTTGTCATGAATGGCGCGATCAAGAAACGGCTCAGGCCGTATATCCTTGGAGAGGTCGTGTATGCGTAG